GTTGTGATCATCAGGTGGTCCGGGTGAGCTCTCTGAGCCAGATCATCGAGGCGCGGAGGTGGAGGCCGGCGAGGTAGCTGTCGGGGGTCTTGTCGTACCGCGTGGCGATGCCTCGCCAGGCCTTCAGCTTGTTGATCAGCCGCTCGACGGTGTTCCGCTCCTTGTAAAGGTCGGCATCGTGGCTGACGGGCCGGCCGCCTCTGGAGCCCTTCTTCTTCCGGTTGGCGGCCTGGTCCTTCTTCTCCGGGATGACCGCCTTGATACGGCGTTTGCGCAGGTGGGCGCGGTTGCCGCGGGACGAGTACGCCTTGTCCCCGGCGACTGCGCCGGGCCGGGTGCGCGGACGGCCGACGGGCATGCGCACCCGCACCTTCCCCAATACGGGGATGAACTGCGGGCTGTCGGCGGCCTGGCCCGCGGTCAGTATGAACGCCAGCGGGCGGCACTTCCGGTCGCCGACGACATGGATCTTGCTGGTCTGCCCTCCCCTGGAACGCCCGAGCAGGGCGGCCTTCAGCCGGAGTTTTCGTCGGCGCCGGATGCGCCGCCGCTCTTCCCGCACGGGATCGCCTTCGGCCTCCTGTCCGGTTTGTTCGTCGCAGTCGCCCCTTTTGACCTGGCCTTCTCGGTCTCGGCGGCAGCCTTCTCCAAAGCGGTGAGGACGTCTTCGTCCATGTGCATCCCGGCAGCGTCGTGGTGGGCCCGGGCGGTGGTGGAATCGATGCTGACCAGGGACAGGTCCACCTCGCCGCGCTTCGCGGCTTCCGTGACCAGGCCCTCCATGATGGCTTCGAAGACGCCGGAGTCACGCCACTGCCGGAAGCGGTTGTGGACGGTCGACCAGGCGCCGAACTCCGTCGGCATCTCCCGCCACTGCCCGCCTGTCTTGAACCTCCAGATCACGCCCTCGAACTGCTGCCGCAGCCGCTCGGGGTACGGGCCGTACTCGCCGATCGGCAGGTACGGCTCGATCAACTCCCACTCCACATCCGTCAGTTGCGCTCGCGTCACCCAAAGAGGTCTACCGGTCCAAACCCTGCCGCGCAGGCAGATCTCGCAGATTGATCACGACGCAATACGCCCCCTAGTCCAGAGGTTCCGCGCAGGATGGCCGGCATGACAGCTCCAGGACGTGCACCGGGCCCCCGGCCGCTGCTCAACCGCCGCCTCGCCGAGTTCGGGACGACGATCTTCGCCGAGATGTCCGCGCTGGCCGTGCGCACCGGGTCCATCAACCTCGGCCAGGGCTTCCCGGACGCCGACGGCCCCGAGGAGGTGCGGGAGGCGGCGGTGCGCGCACTGCGCAACGGCCGCGGCAACCAGTACCCGCCCGGCCCCGGCGTGCCCGAGCTGCGCACCGCGATCGCCGCCCACCAGCGGGACCGGTACGGCCTCGGGTACGACCCCGACACCGAGGTGCTGGTCACCGCCGGCGCCACCGAGGCGATCGCGGCCTCGCTGCTGGCCCTCGTCGAGCCCGGCGACGAGGTGATCGCCCTGGAGCCGTACTACGACTCGTACGCCGCCTGCATCGCCATGGCCGGGGGTACCCGCGTACCGGTCACCCTCCGGCCCCGGGACGGGGCCTACGCGCTGGACCTGGACGAGCTGCGCGACGCCGTCACCGACCGCACCCGCGTCATCCTGCTGAACACCCCGCACAACCCGACCGGCACCGTCCTCACCCGGGACGAACTCGCGGCCGTCGCGGAGCTGGCGGTCGAACGCGATCTGCTGGTCGTCACAGACGAGGTGTACGAGCACCTGGTCTTCGACGGCGAGCACACGCCGGTCGCGACCTTCCCGGGGATGCGCGGGCGCACCGTGACCATCGGCTCGGCGGGCAAGACGTTCTCGTTCACGGGCTGGAAGGTCGGTTGGGTCACCAGTACCGCAGAACTCGTCACCGCCGTTCGCTCCGCGAAGCAGTACCTGACGTACGTGGCCTCCGGCCCCTTCCAGTACGCGGTCGCGGAGGCCCTGCGCCTGCCGGACAGCTACTTCGAGGAGTTCCGCGCCGATATGCGGGGCAAGAGGGAGCTGCTCGCGGACGGTCTGGAGCAAGCGGGCTTCAAGGTGTTCCGGCCGGCAGGCACCTACTTCATCACCACCGACATCCGCCCCCTCGGTGAGAGCGACGGCTTCGCCTTCTGCCGCGCCCTCCCCGAGCGGGCGGGTGTCGTCGCCATCCCGAACGCGGTCTTCTACGACCACAAAGAGACGGGGGCACCCTACGTCCGGTTCGCATTCTGCAAGCGCGTCGACGTACTGGCCGACGCGACGAAACGGCTCCACAAGGCATTCGCGCGCTGACCACCGCCGGTGGCTACCACTCGGTGTCCTTCGGGTGTCGCGGGGAGGCATACACCAGGATCACAGTCGAGGTGTCCGGGCTGACCGATTGACGCTCTCCCCCGTGAACGGGGGAGATTCCCACCGGGCCGCCGTTGTTGGACGGCGGTCGCGGGTGGTTCCTGTTTCATCACCCGCTGCCCGGCGTGCCGGGTCTTACGTGGGCTCCGCAGGCGTTTTGCGTGTCCGGGCGTCCCTCGGCCACGATGCGCCGTCCTTCACGGCGGAGGTTGAGTTCTGCGTTCTCGTCCCGGTTGTGGGCTGCCCCGCAGGAGCACACCCAGTTCCGGACCTTGAGTCCTTCCAGTCCCTTCGGCCCCTCGATCGACCCGCAGGCGGAGCACAGTTGCGTGCTGGGGAACCAGCGGGAGGCCTTGGCGAAGGTGCGTCCGTACCGTGCGCATTTGGCTTCGAGGGTGCGGGCGAACATGCTGAGCGACTGGTCGTGGACGGACTTGCCGCGCTTGCCCTTGGCGGTCCCCATGCCCTTCACGTTCAGGTCTTCCAGGTACACGGCTTGGCTCTCGCGCGTGATCTTGGTGGTTTCCTGCTCGATGAAGTCGCGTCGCTGGTCGGCGATGCGTGCGTGGATCTTCGCTACGGCGAGCTTGGCCTTGCGACGGTTGTTCGAGCCTTTCCGGGCTCGGGACAGCTTGCGCTGAGCCCGCTTGAGCTTCTTGGCCTGGCGGCGGAAGAACTTCGGCGAGCTGATCTTCCGGCCGCGCAGGACCGCGTAGGTCGACAGGCCCAGGTCGATACCGGTCTCGGTGTCGTCCAGGTCCAGCTCCGGCAGCGGCTTGTCCTCGGCCTCCACGACGAAGCTGGCGAAGTACCTGCCGGCTGCGTCCTTGATGATCGTCACGGACGACGGAGCGGAGGGAAGGTCTCGGGACCAGCGGACTTCCACGTCACCGATCTTCGGCAGGCGGAGCTTGCCGTCAGCGGTCACGGAGAAGCGAGCGTTCGTGGTGAACCGGATCGCCTGGCGGCTGGTCTTCTTCTTGAACTTCGGCGGCCCCGTCTTCGGACCCTTGCGGGTGCCGTTCTTCGACGCGAAGAAGTTGGAGTAGGCGGTCTCCAGGTCCCGCAGGGACTGCTGGAGGACCACGGCCGACACCTCGGACAGCCAGGCCCGTTCCTCGGTCTTCTTCGCCTCGGTGACCAACCGCTTCGACAGCTCCGCCGCCTTCGGCCGCTCGGCGCCCTGCTTGTAGGCGTCCTGGCGCAGACACAGCCCGTCGTTCCAGACCACGCGGGCACACCCGAACGCCTTCGCCAACGCCGTGCGCTGAGGAGCGTTCGGGTACACGCGGAAGGAGTACCTGAGCCGCATGCCAACGATCGTACTACAGTTGGTTTATGGCTGACTATCAGAACATCCGCACTGGTAGACACTGCACGTTCGTCATGCACGTGCACTTGGTTTTCGTGACGAAGTACCGGCACAACGTCTTCACCAACGCCCACTTGAAGCGCATGGAGGAGATCATGCGCAGCGTCTGCGAGGACTTCGAAACCGAGCTGGTCGAGTTCAACGGCGAGACCAACCACGTGCACCTACTGGTGAACTTCCCACCCAAGGTCGCCATCTCCAAGCTGGTCAACAGCCTCAAGGGCGTCAGCTCACGCAGGCTCCGCCAGGAGTACCCAGAGCTGATCCGGCACTACTGGCGGGCACAGCGCCTGTGGTCCGGCTCCTACTTCGCCGGGTCAGTCGACGGGGCTCCACCGTCGATTGTCCGTCAGTACATCGAGCAGCAGAATCGTCCGCTCTAGTCCGCGCGTCAGAACAGCACTGAGAATCGCTTCACCCCCCCCCGTAAACGGGGAAGCACTGCGATTAGCCCCGGTAGCGGACCCGGCCGCCGCCGCCCATCCCCAGCGAGTGCGGTCCGTCATCGCCGCCAGATGCTGGTCCGCGACCCTGTCGACCGCAGGCACTCGGCGTGCACGATCGCATCGACGCTCATGGACGGCTCCTTCCCGTGTGCGGTCGGAATACGACGGACAGTGCCGCGTCCCCGAGCCCAGCGGTGCGGCCCCATCAGGACGTCTTCGGACCGAGGCCTTCGTGACCCGCCCCGGAGGACCGTCCCCGCATTCCCCGGGAGCAGCCCCAGGGGGTGCTTCAAAAGCATGGCCGTCCGCCCGCAGGGCGGGGCGGGGGCCTCTGGTGCATAGGGTCTCCCCAGGCCCTCCGGCCGAGGGGGTGGGGTCTCCCCAGGCCCTCCGGCCGAGGGGGTGGGGTCTCCCCAGGCCCTCCGGCCGAGGGGGTGGGGTCTCCCCAGGCCCTCCGGGCCGAGGGGAAGATCGCAAGGCGGAGGGAGGAGAGCGCAGCGGGCTGCGCCGACGACCGGCAGCACCGCGAGGGTGCGTCTCCGAGGCCCCGCCCAGACGGGACCTTCGGAACACGGCCCTGGCGTCCGGGCCTCCGCTGTCACGGCGACACGCGTGTCCGGCCCGCCGGTGCGGGCGATCCACCCGGGCGGCTGCCAGCGGTCGCGCAGCGCGCGCGCACCGCCGAAGGTCGGGGTGACCGCACCCGCGCGTGCACGGAGGTGCCCCCTGTTCGCCGAGACCTTCGACAAGGCAACGTCCGCCGACGACCGGTCCCTCGCCCGCCCGCGCGCGGCGCTCCACCGGGCGGCGCCCGCCCTGGGACTGTTCGCGGCCGAACGGCTGACCGGCATGGTCGTGGCGGCCCTGTGGGCGTGGCACATCGGCCGGTCGCCGCGGGCGCTGCTCGCCACCTCGTGGGACTCCAAGTGGTACGTCGGCATCGCCGCGAACGGCTACGGCCGCACGGTGTACTGGCCGGACGGGGCCGTCCAGTCCGATCTCGCCTTCTTCCCGCTCTACCCGGGACTGATCCGGGCCGTCACGTCCGTGCTGCCGGTCACCGGAGGCACCGCGGGACTGGCGCTCTCGTGGGCCGCGGCGGGCGTGGCGGCATGGGGCATCTACGCGGTCGTCGAGCGGCTCCACGGCCGCGGGCTCGCGACCCTCGTCGTGCTGCTGTGGGGGCTGCTGCCGCACGCGGTCGTCCTGTCCATGGCCTACACCGAGCCGCTGCTCACGGCGTTCGCCGCCTGGTCGCTGTACGCGCTGGCGACCGGCCGTTGGCTGTGGGCCGGAACGCTCGCCGGGCTCGCCGGGCTGACCCGGCCCAACGGCATCGCGGTCGCCGCGGCCGTCAGCGTGGTGGCCGGCTGCGAGCTGTGGAGACGGCGGGGCGCGAAGGGCGCCCGGGCACCCGTCTGGGCCGCCGCCGCGCTGGCGCCCGCCGGCTGGCTGGGCTACGTGCTCTGGGTCGGGGTCCGCAAGGGCGATGTGCTCGGCGGCTACTTCGCCGTGCAGAGCGGCTGGACCTCGCGCTTCGACCTGGGAATCGGGTCGCTGAAGGTCATCCGCAGCATGGTGACCGCACCGACGTTCTTCGGCTTCCCGATGGCGCTGGTGATCGCGGGGGCCGGCGTCCTGCTCTTCGCCCTCTTCGTGCTGGACCGGCCGCCCATGTCGCTGCTGGTGTACACGGGGGTGCTGGTGCTGATCACGATCGGCGGTTCCGGTTTCTTCGAGTCCAAGCCGCGTTTCCTGCTGCCGGCGTTCCCGCTGCTGCTGCCGCTGGCCGCCGCACTGGCGAGAGCCCGGCCCAGGGCGGCGATCACGGTGATCGCCGCACTGGCCGGGCTCTCGTTCTGCTACGGGACGTACCTGACCGTCGCCCCGACCGCGCTGTGAGCCCCCGCGGGGGTGTGCTCACCGCCCGGCGCCCCTTGGGGCCGGGGCGCTCGGACCGCCGGTCCGCTCAGGCGTCGTCGGCGGGCTTCTCGTCCGCCGGCTCCCCGGCCGGGGTGAGGCCGAGATGCTCCACCAGCCACTTGTCGAACTCGATGGCCGCGCGCACCCAGCTGACCGTCGACGAGACGAAGTGCTCGAGGCTCACGCCCGTGCCGATCAGCATCTGGGCCTCGCCGATGAGGCGGACGGTCGTGGGCTGTCCCTCCTCCTCGTGGGTGTGCGTGTAGACCTTCGGCCACAGCGTGCGGCGGTTCCAGTCGTCGACGGCATCGAGGACCTGGGCCTTGTCCTCGAGCGCGTGGGGGCGGTCGTAGAACGTCCGCACCGAGAAGACCTGCTGCTCGTTCTCGCCGCGGAACATGAAGTACGTGCGGAACTCCTCCCACGGCGCCGCGAGGTCACCCTCGTCGTCGACGACGTATTTCAGCTCCATCTGGTCGAGGAGCTGCTTGACCAGGTCCTGGTCGGGGACGACCGGGCCCGCCGGTCCTGACGCGGCCTGAGGCTGGGGCTGGCCCCCGAAGTTCGGAATCGAGGACGGGTCGATACTCACCGGGTGTTTCCCTTCGTACGGATGCGGCCATCCTCCCGCATCCCGGGCGGGGGCTGGCAACCCCCACCCGGGCGTGGCTCACTGCGCCGGACCCACGATCAGGCCGCCGTCGGCGCGGTCGACGCGGACCGTGTCGCCGTCCTCCACCTCGCCGGCGAGGATCTCCTTGGCGAGCCGGTCGCCGATCGCCGTCTGGACCAGCCGGCGCAGCGGCCGCGCGCCGTAGGCCGGGTCGTTGCCCTCGTCGGCCAGCCACTCCAGGGCCTCCGGGGTGACGTCCAGGGTGAGCCGGCGTTCGGCGAGCCGCTTGGCGAGCCGTGCGATCTGGAGCTCGGCGATGTGGGCCAGCTCTTCCTTGTCCAGGGCCGAGAAGACGACGAGATCGTCCAGCCGGTTCAGGAACTCCGGCTTGAACGAGGCCCGTACGGTCTCCAGGACCTGCTGCTTCTTCTCCTCCGCTCCGGTCAGCGGCTCCACCAGGAACTGGCTGCCGAGGTTGGACGTCAGGATCAGGATGGTGTTGCGGAAGTCCACCGTCCGGCCCTGCCCGTCGGTCAGCCGGCCGTCGTCGAGGACCTGCAGCAGGACGTCGAAGACCTCGGGGTGGGCCTTCTCCACCTCGTCGAGCAGCACCACGCTGTACGGGCGGCGGCGGACCGCCTCGGTGAGCTGGCCGCCCTCCTCGTAGCCCACGTACCCGGGCGGGGCGCCGACGAGCCGCGCCACGCTGTGCTTCTCGCCGTACTCCGACATGTCGATGCGGACCATGGCCCGCTCGTCGTCGAAGAGGAAGTCCGCGAGGGCCTTGGCCAGCTCGGTCTTGCCGACGCCGGTCGGACCGAGGAAGAGGAACGAGCCCGTGGGACGATCGGGATCGGCGATCCCGGCCCGGGAGCGGCGCACGGCGTCGGACACGGCCTGCACGGCCTCGGTCTGGCCGATCAGCCGCCTGCCGAGTTCCGCCTCCATGCGCAGCAGCTTCTGGGTCTCGCCCTCCAGTAGCCGTCCGGCCGGGATGCCCGTCCAGGAGGCGACGACGTCGGCGATGTCGTCCGGGCCGACCTCCTCCTTGACCATGGTGTCCTTGGCGGCCTCCTGCCGGGCCTCGGCCTCGCTGGCGGCCTCCAGCTCCCGCTCCAGCGTCGGGATCTCCCCGTACAGCAGCTTGGACGCGGTGTCGAAGTCGCCGTCGCGCTGGGCCCGCTCGGCCTGGCCGCGGAGTTCGTCGAGCTTCTCCTTGAGCTCACCGACGCGGTTGAGGGACTGCTTCTCCTTCTCCCAGCGCGCCGTCAGCCCGCGCAGTTCCTCCTCCTTGTCGGCGAGGTCTCGGCGGAGCTTCTCCAGGCGCTGGATGCTCGCCTCGTCGGTCTCCTTGGAGAGTGCGAGCTCCTCCATCCGCAGCCGGTCGACGGAGCGCTGCAGCTCGTCGATCTCGACCGGGGAGGAGTCGATCTCCATCCGGAGCCGGGACGCGGACTCGTCGACGAGGTCGATGGCCTTGTCGGGCAGGAAGCGGGAGGTGATGTAGCGGTCGGAGAGCGTCGCGGCGGCCACCAGGGCGCTGTCCGCGATCTGCACCTTGTGGTGGGCCTCGTAGCGGCCCTTGAGGCCGCGGAGGATGGCGATCGTGTCCTCGACCGTGGGCTCGGCGACCAGCACCTGCTGGAAGCGGCGCTCCAGCGCCGGGTCCTTCTCGATCCGCTCGCGGTACTCGTCGAGGGTCGTGGCGCCGACCATGCGCAGCTCGCCGCGGGCGAGCATCGGCTTCAGCATGTTGCCGGCGTCCATGGCGGAGTCGCCGCCGGCGCCCGCGCCCACGACGGTGTGCAGCTCGTCGATGAAGGTGATGATCTGGCCCTCGCTCTCCTTGATCTCGGAGAGGACGGTCTTGAGCCGCTCCTCGAACTCGCCGCGGTACTTGGCGCCGGCGACCATGGCGCCGAGGTCGAGGGCGACCAGCCGTTTGTCGCGGAGGGACTCCGGTACGTCGCCCTTCACGATGCGCTGCGCGAGGCCCTCGACGACGGCCGTCTTGCCGACGCCGGGCTCGCCGATCAGCACGGGGTTGTTCTTGGTGCGGCGGGAGAGCACCTGGACGACCCGGCGGATCTCCTGGTCGCGGCCGATGACGGGATCGAGCTTGCCCTCCCTGGCCGCGGCCGTGAGGTCGGTGCCGAACTTCTCCAGGGCCTTGTACCGGCCTTCGGGGTCGGGCGTGGTCACCCGGCGCCCTCCTCGTGCCTTCTCGAACGCTTCCTGCAGCCTCCTCGCGGTGGCGCCCTCTCCGGAGAGCACCTCGGCGGCCCGTCCGCCCTTGGCGGCGACGCCGATGAGGAGATGCTCGGTCGAGAGGTAGTCGTCCCCGAGCTCCTTGGCCCTCCGGTCGGCGTCGGCGATGACGGCGAGCAGCTCACGGTTGGGCTGCGGGGGCGCGACGGTCGACCCCGTCACGCTGGGCAGGTCCGCGAGGACCCGCTCCGCTCCCGACCGCACCGCGGCCTGGTCGGCGTCGGCGGCCGCCAGCAGGTCGGTGATGTTCTCGTTGTCCTGGCCCGCGAGCAGCGCCAGCAGCAGATGCGCGGGGGTCAGATCGGCGTGTCCCTCGGACACGGCCCGGGTGGTCGCGGCGCTCAGCGCGTCCCGGCTCCTGTTGGTCAGCTCGGCGTCCACGTGCGGCTTCTCCTCCTCGCCTTGGCTGCGTATCGCCCTGACTCTTCTACGGTACACAAAGTTGAGCCGGTTCCGCTCAACTATCCGCATCTCCCCTTCTTCGGATTCGTCGACGGGCACTCCCGCGGGTAGGTTCCGGGCATGGCCATCGACCCCAGCCGCCCCCACGAGTCCTTTCTCGGCTTCTGGCGCGAGTACCACATGTGCACGCTCACCACTCCCCGCCCCGACGGCACTCCGCACGTCGTGGCGGTGGGTGTGACGTACGACCCGGAGGGCGGGGAGAAGGGCGTCGCCCGGGTGATCACCAACAAGAACAGCCGCAAGGTCGCCAACGTGCTGGCCGCCGGGCCCGAGGGGGCGGCGGTCGCGGTCTGCCAGGTGGACAAGGGCCGCTGGGCGACGCTCGAGGGCCGGGCAACGGTCCGCACGGACCCGGAGGCCGTCGCCGACGCGGTCGCCCGCTACGCGGAGCGCTACGGCCGCACGCCGTCGCCGAACCCGGACCGCGTGGTCATCGAGATCGCGCTGACCCGCGCGATGGGCCGGGCGTAGCGGACGCGCACGGCATGGCGGGATGCCGGGCCGGCCCCGCTCCCAGCGCGCAGGCGCCCGCCGCAGGCGCACGGCCCGCGGCACCGTCGTGTTCCGCGCACAGCACAGCGGCGCCATCGTGTTCCGCGCACAGCACAGCGGCGCCATCGTGTTTCAGGTCCACGATGGCGCCGCTGTGTGGGGGAAGCGCCTGAGCGATCTTGAACGACGGGGGAATCGCTCAGGCACTGCGGGGGGTGGCGGTGGTGGTCTCGCGTTCGACCAGCTGGTGGTCGCGCTGGTCGAGATTGACGAAGATCATGCCGTACCGGATGGCACAGCGGACGGGGCGTGGGGCCCCGCGGGGCCGGCGAAGGCACCGGTAGGCGCGGACGTCCTCGTCGTCCTCGCGGGCGACGACGATCGGTTCCCCGAAGAGAGTGACCATCAGCGAGTCGCCACGGTGGGGGATTGCCGTGACGAGGTCGATGAAATGCCACCCGGATCGGTACGCGGTCGCCATCTCCCGCCGGAAGACGCGATCGTCCGGGGGCATGCTCACGCGTCTGCGTCCGCCGGCGCGCTCTCCCAAGTGGGTTCGCCCGGGATCGCGCTCACCGTCATGGGCACCGACTCCCACGTCGGCTCACCGCTCACCGCGAGACCGCCGAGAGCAGCCGCAACGGCTATAGCGCACAGTGCACGAACCATCCTGGTCATGGCCGATCTCCACCTCTATTAATCACTACCTCCCCCCGCGTCTAGAACGATGGCTCACTCCGAACGCCTTCACCAGCGCGGCCAGGCATCATGTTCCTGCAATTCAGGACCCTGAGGGGGGTGCATATGGAGACGAAACAGGGCGATGGGGGAGATAAGCACAGTCACGACGAGCTGTGCGAGGCCGGTAAGAACCTGTATGCGTCCGCTCTGCGCAGTGGCCGCATAGCCCGGTCGGAGGTGACCGACGCGCCGTGCCTCATGGATCTGGGCATGTTGCGCCCCGACCCCGACGACACCGAGTGGCTTCGTCCGGTTCCGCCGTCCGTCGCCCTGCACCAGCTGATGCACCCCATAGAGCGGGAGATCCAGGAGCGCAGACGACTCACCATCTCACTGGCGGAGTCGTTCGAGCCATTCATGACACTGAACGCGCACGATCCGTCCACGACACACGCGATCACCGTCCTCGAGGGACTCCACCTCATCAACGCGACGCTGGACCGGGTCATCGCCGAGTGCCGGGAGGAACTGCTGACGGTGCAGCCGGGCAGCGGCCGCCGGCCGGCGACCCTCCAGGAGGGGCTGCGACGCGTGGGGATGCTTGTCGACCGGGGCGTCTCCATGCGCACGCTGTACCAGCACACGGCACGTCACCACCCGGCCACCATGGCCTACGTGGAGCGGGTCGCCGCGTACGGCGCGGAGTTCCGCACCCTCGAGGAGATCATCGACCGGCTCATCATCGTCGACCGCAAGGTGGCCTTCATCCCGGCACGCAGCGACCGCAGGGTCGCCCTGGAGCTGCGCCACGAGGGTCTGGTGCAGTATCTCGTCGGTGTCTTCGAGCAGTTCTGGCTCCACGGCGTCGCCTGGGACGACCAGGTCGTCGCGTACGCCCCCGAACCGGACGGTGTCAGCGGCGTCCAGCGCTCCATCGCGAAACTCCTCGTCGAAGGCCACGTGGACGAGGCCATCGCCCGCCGTCTCGGGATGAACGTCCGCACGTGCCGGGCCCACATCGCCAAGCTCGCCTCCGCCCTCGGCAGTGGCTCGCGGGCCCAACTCGGCTATCTCATCGCCCAGTCCGGGATCCTGGAGCAGGATCACTGACCACGGACCAGACCGGCTCCGACCCGCCGTCCGTCGCGACCACACCGCGGGTGTCGTCGAAGTCGCCTGATCCGGCCTGCCGTTGGTGCGCATCGCCTGCTCCCCGCGCGGAACCGCAGCCGCGCACCCCGATCGGCACCCGTGACCGGGCTCCCTGGGGCTCGCCGTAGAGCTCAGCCTGTCGCCGGTGCACATCGCGTCGCGGTCCGGGGACGCCGGTAGGGCCGGGGGGACGACCACGGCGAGACGGCACGGATCGCGCCCGGCAGGGGACGGCTGCCGCGCGGCTCCTCCCGCGTCGACACCTTCGCCGGGGAGGCCTTCACCGGGGACACCCGCCACCACCCGGCGCCCTGCTCACAGAAGACCGGTCGCCCCGGTGGGCGAGTCGACGCCTCGACCGGCCCGCAGCGGTCCGCGAGGGCGTACGGGCCGCCGGGTCCCCGGCCCAGAGCGCGTGAGGAGGGACCGCGAGGTCCACACCTCCCGGTCCCTCCTCCGCCTTCCCTGCGCCACGGACCGGCGGGAGCGCTCAGCCGTCCCGCTTCGGCCGCCACACCACCAACGCGCTCGTCTGCTGCACGTCCTGGTAGGGCACCAGGTCGCGCCGGTACGACGCGTGCACCTGGGCCTCGCGCTGCTGCATGGCCAGCGCCGCGCCCTCGACCGCCGCGGACAGTTCCGCGACCTTGGCCTGCAGGGCCGTCACCTGGTTCTCCAGCTCGATGATGCGCTTGATTCCGGCCAGGTTGATGCCCTCGTCCTGGGACAGGGACTGGACCTGGCGGAGCAGTTCGATGTCCCGGGCCGAGTAGCGCCTGCCGCGCCCCGCCGTGCGGTCCGGGGAGACCAGACCGAGGCGGTCGTACTGCCGAAGGGTCTGCGGGTGCAGTCCGGACAGCTGAGCCGCCACCGAGATGACGTACACCGGCGTCTCCTCGGTCAGTTCATAGGCCCTGCCACCGAATCCGGGCTGTCGACGTCGGCCGTCCATCGCGTCATGCTCCCTTCGCAGCCTGGAACAGTTCTGCCCGCGGGTCGTGACCCTCAGTCGCCTTGCGGTACGCCTCCAGTGCCTCACGTGCCTCGTCGCCGAG
The genomic region above belongs to Streptomyces marianii and contains:
- a CDS encoding helix-turn-helix domain-containing protein — its product is METKQGDGGDKHSHDELCEAGKNLYASALRSGRIARSEVTDAPCLMDLGMLRPDPDDTEWLRPVPPSVALHQLMHPIEREIQERRRLTISLAESFEPFMTLNAHDPSTTHAITVLEGLHLINATLDRVIAECREELLTVQPGSGRRPATLQEGLRRVGMLVDRGVSMRTLYQHTARHHPATMAYVERVAAYGAEFRTLEEIIDRLIIVDRKVAFIPARSDRRVALELRHEGLVQYLVGVFEQFWLHGVAWDDQVVAYAPEPDGVSGVQRSIAKLLVEGHVDEAIARRLGMNVRTCRAHIAKLASALGSGSRAQLGYLIAQSGILEQDH
- a CDS encoding heat shock protein transcriptional repressor HspR; this encodes MDGRRRQPGFGGRAYELTEETPVYVISVAAQLSGLHPQTLRQYDRLGLVSPDRTAGRGRRYSARDIELLRQVQSLSQDEGINLAGIKRIIELENQVTALQAKVAELSAAVEGAALAMQQREAQVHASYRRDLVPYQDVQQTSALVVWRPKRDG